From a region of the Buchnera aphidicola (Aphis fabae) genome:
- the bioA gene encoding adenosylmethionine--8-amino-7-oxononanoate transaminase — protein MSQSDILFDYKHIWHPYSSMINPLPCYSVISAKGVYLKLKNGKNIIDGMSSWWSTIHGYNHPILNKSLKKQIKKISHVMFGGITHPSAILLCRKLIKLTPKKLDCVFLSDSGSISIEVAIKMLIQYWESLGQNRTKILTIRNSYHGDTFGAMSISDPENSIHKIYNQFLPENLFANAPSSNFHEEWNDHDIISFQKIIEKNQLNIAGVILEPIVQGIGGMKFYHPTFLKKVEELCKCYSIPLVFDEIATGFGRTGKFFAFQHANVVPDILCLGKAMTGGTITLAATLTSRDIANTISNSNIRCFMHGPTYMGNPLACSVAYANIKILEKKEWKTQVINIEKELCKSLLPLIDHPRVFDVRVLGAIGVVECKQQINLELIQKFFVKHGVWIRPFKKLIYIVPPYIISINNLKKLVNVIQQSLNENTLFI, from the coding sequence ATGAGTCAATCTGATATATTATTCGATTATAAACATATTTGGCATCCATATTCTTCTATGATAAATCCACTTCCTTGTTATTCTGTTATATCAGCTAAAGGAGTATATTTAAAATTAAAAAACGGAAAAAATATAATAGATGGAATGTCTTCATGGTGGTCTACTATACACGGATATAATCATCCTATACTAAATAAATCTTTAAAAAAACAAATTAAAAAAATATCTCATGTTATGTTTGGAGGAATAACACATCCTTCAGCTATTCTACTTTGCAGAAAATTAATCAAATTAACTCCAAAAAAATTAGATTGTGTTTTTCTTTCAGATTCTGGGTCAATATCTATTGAAGTAGCAATTAAAATGTTAATACAATATTGGGAATCTTTAGGACAAAATAGAACAAAAATATTAACTATTCGTAATTCTTATCATGGTGATACTTTTGGCGCGATGTCTATTTCTGATCCTGAAAATTCTATACATAAAATATATAATCAATTTTTACCAGAAAATTTATTTGCAAATGCTCCTAGTTCTAATTTTCATGAAGAATGGAATGATCATGATATTATATCATTTCAAAAAATAATAGAAAAAAATCAATTAAACATAGCCGGTGTAATATTAGAACCAATAGTACAAGGTATCGGAGGTATGAAGTTTTATCATCCTACATTTTTGAAGAAAGTTGAAGAATTATGTAAATGTTATTCGATTCCTTTAGTTTTTGATGAAATTGCTACAGGATTTGGTAGAACTGGAAAATTTTTTGCTTTTCAACATGCTAATGTTGTTCCGGATATATTATGTTTAGGAAAAGCAATGACTGGTGGTACAATAACATTAGCTGCAACTTTAACTTCACGAGATATTGCCAATACTATTAGTAACAGTAATATTCGTTGTTTTATGCATGGACCAACGTATATGGGAAACCCATTAGCATGTTCTGTAGCTTATGCTAATATAAAAATATTAGAAAAAAAAGAATGGAAAACACAAGTTATTAATATTGAAAAAGAGCTATGCAAAAGTTTATTACCTTTAATTGATCACCCAAGAGTTTTTGATGTTCGAGTTTTAGGTGCCATAGGTGTAGTTGAATGTAAACAACAAATTAATTTAGAATTAATACAAAAGTTTTTTGTAAAACATGGTGTGTGGATAAGACCTTTTAAAAAATTAATTTATATTGTACCGCCTTATATCATTAGTATAAATAATTTAAAAAAACTTGTTAATGTTATTCAACAATCTTTAAATGAAAATACTTTATTTATTTAA
- the pgl gene encoding 6-phosphogluconolactonase: MKQIIYISNSESQNIEVWNLCQNGNMKLIQKVNTHGQVQPINFIKDKNILYAGVRPENRIVTYTIKKDGTLEKKCESYIPGSPNYISFNSNKKFLFCSSYHTNSLSVIPLNEDGIPKEPIQIIYDIKGCHAALFNIKYNILFVTSLKEDYIYLYHLTKHGILKNTEQKFIQTKFNSGPRHITFHPNEDFVYTINELNGTIDVWEIYIQKNTPKVKNIQNISIVENHTVSNKYWSSDIHLTSCGNFLYVSDRILNSISLFYINQNNGKLSFIKIYTTEIQPRTFCIDFNNKYIIVAGQKSNKFTVYSINEKTGYLKKLNTYSTGKEPLWTLVYTI, translated from the coding sequence ATGAAACAAATTATTTATATCTCTAATTCGGAAAGTCAAAATATAGAAGTTTGGAATTTATGTCAAAATGGAAATATGAAATTAATTCAAAAAGTTAATACTCATGGTCAGGTACAACCAATAAATTTTATTAAAGATAAAAATATATTATATGCAGGTGTTCGTCCGGAAAATCGTATAGTTACATATACTATAAAAAAAGATGGTACTTTAGAAAAAAAATGTGAAAGCTATATTCCAGGAAGTCCTAATTATATTTCTTTTAATTCTAATAAAAAATTTTTATTTTGTAGTTCATACCATACTAATTCACTAAGTGTAATACCGTTGAATGAAGATGGTATTCCTAAAGAACCAATCCAAATTATTTATGATATTAAAGGTTGTCATGCAGCATTATTTAATATTAAATATAATATATTGTTTGTAACTTCTTTAAAAGAAGACTACATCTATTTATATCACTTGACAAAACATGGTATATTAAAAAATACAGAACAAAAATTTATTCAAACTAAATTTAATTCAGGACCACGTCATATTACATTTCATCCTAATGAAGATTTTGTTTATACTATAAATGAATTAAATGGTACTATAGACGTTTGGGAAATATATATACAAAAAAATACACCGAAAGTAAAAAACATACAAAATATTTCAATAGTAGAAAATCATACTGTTTCTAATAAATATTGGTCTTCTGATATTCATTTAACATCATGCGGTAATTTTTTATATGTTTCTGATAGAATATTAAATAGTATTTCACTTTTTTATATAAATCAAAATAATGGTAAACTATCTTTTATAAAAATTTATACTACAGAAATACAGCCTCGAACATTTTGTATTGATTTTAATAATAAATATATAATAGTTGCAGGTCAAAAATCTAATAAATTTACTGTCTATAGTATTAATGAAAAAACAGGGTATTTAAAGAAGTTAAATACATATTCTACAGGAAAAGAACCATTATGGACGCTTGTTTATACAATTTAA
- the mfd gene encoding transcription-repair coupling factor produces MKIAFKNIENKNSINYKYQKLPSFFQKNENKKNHNKIFSFLYNFPGKTIFFITKKECLITILKILNLKNIYPKYIQNIYDINDKDNFFYIIENLYNSFIDTQKNLLFISTKETFKILDNKNILPIKNQFLYQLKINDLIIHIQHGIGRYQGLATIKTASCESEYLVILYAEENKLYVPISYLYLVSPYVGSLEKNIILHKLGSDKWDKEKNKISKNLYDHAAILLNIYANRLSKQGFSFKKNEKDYNLFCKEFPFEITLDQKKAIKSVLNDMYKSIPMDRLICGDVGFGKTEVAMRAAFICISNQKQVIILVPTTLLAEQHFNNFSKRFHNWSINIDILSRFRREKDKEKILKDIKTGNIHILIGTHKILFEKIEWHNLGLLIIDEEHRFGVAHKEIIKKIYSHIDILTLTATPIPRTLNMAMNGIKNLSIISNPPEERKTIKTFIEEYNPILVKKAIFREISRGGQVYYIYNKIQGINNIAVKLLNLVPGAKIKVGHGKMNHVELKKIMNEFYQNYFNILVCTTIVESGIDIPKANTIIIENADHFGLSQLHQLRGRIGRSNNQGYAFFLVNNLKKITLDAKKRLEAIAKTNNFGGGFNLSNRDLEIRGIGELLGKEQSGHIDGIGINLYMKLLNKTIKLYKNGEKKILLEDLVKKSDIELHVPSLLPKNYIYDVNQRLFFYEKIENANSEQEIEKICIELLNQFGKLPIFSQNLILIAKIKLLTKKIGISHIKSNKNIGIIKFNKINSINMQYLLSIFEKEPDLWKIINSTKLKFIHNFKDDSSRLNWILNLLKNLKKTSNNKD; encoded by the coding sequence ATGAAAATAGCTTTTAAAAATATAGAAAACAAAAACTCTATTAATTATAAATATCAGAAATTACCAAGTTTTTTTCAAAAAAACGAAAATAAAAAAAACCATAATAAAATTTTTTCTTTTTTATATAATTTTCCAGGAAAAACTATTTTTTTTATAACAAAAAAAGAATGTTTAATAACAATTTTAAAAATTTTAAATTTAAAAAATATTTATCCTAAATATATACAAAATATTTATGATATTAACGATAAAGATAATTTTTTTTACATTATAGAAAATTTATATAATAGTTTTATAGATACTCAAAAAAATTTATTGTTTATTTCTACAAAAGAGACATTTAAAATTTTAGATAATAAAAATATCTTACCAATTAAAAATCAATTTTTATATCAATTAAAAATTAATGATCTTATCATACATATTCAGCATGGTATTGGGAGATATCAAGGATTAGCAACAATAAAAACTGCTAGTTGTGAATCTGAATATTTAGTTATTTTATATGCAGAAGAAAATAAGTTGTATGTTCCTATTTCATATTTATATCTTGTTTCACCATATGTTGGAAGCTTAGAAAAAAATATTATTTTACATAAATTAGGAAGTGATAAATGGGATAAAGAAAAAAATAAAATTAGTAAAAATTTATATGATCATGCTGCAATTTTATTAAATATTTATGCAAATAGATTATCCAAACAGGGTTTTTCATTTAAAAAAAATGAAAAAGACTATAATCTTTTTTGTAAAGAATTTCCATTTGAAATTACTTTAGATCAAAAAAAAGCTATAAAATCTGTACTGAATGATATGTATAAATCTATACCTATGGATAGGTTAATTTGTGGTGATGTAGGTTTTGGAAAAACAGAAGTAGCAATGCGAGCTGCTTTTATATGTATATCTAATCAAAAACAAGTTATTATTTTAGTGCCTACAACATTATTAGCAGAACAACATTTTAATAACTTTTCAAAACGATTTCATAATTGGTCGATAAATATAGATATATTATCTAGATTTAGAAGGGAAAAAGATAAAGAAAAAATTTTAAAAGATATTAAAACTGGTAATATTCACATATTAATAGGTACTCATAAAATTTTATTTGAAAAAATTGAATGGCATAATCTTGGTTTATTAATTATTGATGAAGAACATCGATTTGGTGTTGCCCATAAAGAGATAATTAAAAAAATATATTCGCATATTGACATATTAACTTTAACAGCAACACCAATTCCTCGAACATTAAATATGGCAATGAATGGTATAAAAAACTTATCTATTATATCAAATCCACCAGAAGAAAGAAAAACAATAAAAACTTTTATAGAAGAATATAATCCTATTTTAGTAAAAAAAGCAATTTTTCGAGAAATTTCTCGAGGTGGTCAAGTATATTATATATATAATAAAATTCAAGGAATTAACAATATAGCTGTAAAATTATTAAATTTAGTTCCTGGTGCTAAAATTAAAGTTGGTCATGGTAAAATGAATCATGTTGAACTAAAAAAAATAATGAATGAATTTTATCAAAATTATTTCAATATATTAGTTTGTACAACTATTGTAGAAAGTGGAATTGATATACCTAAAGCAAATACTATTATTATTGAAAATGCAGATCATTTTGGTTTATCTCAATTACATCAACTCAGAGGTAGAATTGGACGATCTAATAATCAAGGATACGCTTTTTTTCTTGTTAATAACTTAAAAAAAATTACACTAGATGCAAAAAAAAGACTAGAAGCAATTGCTAAAACAAATAATTTTGGAGGTGGATTTAATTTATCTAATAGAGATTTAGAAATTAGAGGTATAGGTGAATTGTTGGGAAAAGAACAAAGTGGTCATATAGATGGTATAGGAATTAATTTATATATGAAATTATTAAATAAAACGATCAAACTTTATAAGAATGGAGAGAAAAAAATATTATTAGAAGATCTAGTAAAAAAATCAGATATTGAACTACATGTACCTTCGTTATTACCAAAAAATTATATCTATGATGTAAATCAACGATTATTTTTTTATGAAAAAATTGAAAATGCTAATAGTGAACAAGAAATTGAAAAAATATGTATTGAACTTTTAAATCAATTTGGAAAATTACCAATATTTTCTCAAAATTTAATTTTAATTGCTAAAATTAAATTATTAACAAAAAAAATTGGTATTTCTCATATTAAATCTAATAAAAATATAGGAATTATAAAATTTAATAAAATTAATTCAATTAATATGCAATACTTACTTTCTATTTTTGAAAAAGAACCTGATCTTTGGAAAATAATTAATTCCACAAAATTAAAATTTATTCATAATTTTAAAGATGATTCTTCACGTTTAAATTGGATTTTAAATTTATTAAAAAATTTAAAAAAAACATCAAATAATAAAGATTAA
- a CDS encoding ABC transporter permease, protein MYKPIYIFIGLRYLWNSRLTSFKKIITTLSIIGISIGISSIIITISLINGFQNEFKKNFLSFIPHLIITNKNYYIDESEFPKNILKLKNIQKVSSFINSKVLVKNKKKISIGEIIAFKAKNYDSFRNYNIKNTLYTLNSKENNVIIGKKLAEKLNININDLIKLIVIPNSKKKFLTKQFNEQIFKVTGFFYTKNEVDSYQILINTQIALKFLHYDKNYITGWRIWLKDPLSFNINTFKTKKNNLLFLDWTLKQGELFKAVQIEKYIILLFFISILSVSGLNVVITLTVNMIEKKNIIAILQTQGLCRKKIMFIFVTLGLSTSLIGNLLGTLISFILIYQKKILNLLIKILFNNISISIEIFPFQIFLVNIIFILISILSTLYPIWNITKSTPSTILSNE, encoded by the coding sequence ATGTATAAGCCTATATATATATTTATTGGTTTACGTTACTTATGGAACTCTCGTTTAACAAGTTTCAAAAAAATTATTACTACTTTGTCTATTATAGGGATTAGTATTGGTATATCATCTATTATTATTACAATATCTTTAATTAACGGATTTCAGAATGAATTTAAAAAAAATTTTTTATCATTTATTCCTCATTTAATTATTACTAATAAAAATTATTATATCGATGAATCAGAGTTTCCTAAAAACATTTTAAAATTGAAAAATATTCAAAAAGTATCTAGTTTTATTAATAGTAAAGTACTTGTAAAAAACAAAAAAAAAATAAGTATAGGTGAAATTATTGCTTTTAAAGCAAAAAATTATGATTCTTTTAGAAATTATAATATTAAAAATACTTTATACACACTAAATTCTAAAGAAAATAATGTTATTATAGGAAAAAAACTAGCAGAAAAATTAAACATAAATATTAATGATTTAATTAAATTAATAGTTATACCTAATAGTAAAAAAAAATTTTTAACAAAACAATTTAATGAACAAATATTTAAAGTAACTGGTTTTTTTTATACAAAAAATGAAGTTGATAGTTATCAAATATTAATTAATACTCAAATTGCTTTAAAATTTTTACATTATGATAAAAATTATATTACTGGTTGGAGAATTTGGTTAAAAGATCCATTATCTTTTAATATAAATACATTTAAAACAAAAAAAAATAATTTACTTTTTTTAGATTGGACATTAAAACAAGGTGAATTATTTAAAGCGGTTCAAATTGAAAAATATATTATATTACTTTTTTTTATTTCAATTTTATCAGTTTCAGGACTTAATGTAGTTATTACTTTAACAGTAAATATGATAGAAAAAAAAAATATTATTGCGATTTTACAAACACAAGGATTATGTCGAAAAAAAATCATGTTCATATTTGTTACATTAGGATTAAGTACTTCTTTAATTGGAAATTTATTGGGAACATTAATTAGTTTTATATTAATTTACCAAAAAAAAATTTTAAATTTATTAATAAAAATTCTGTTTAATAATATCAGTATTTCAATAGAAATTTTTCCTTTTCAGATTTTTTTAGTTAATATTATATTTATATTAATTTCTATCTTATCTACATTATATCCAATTTGGAATATTACTAAATCAACACCTTCTACAATTTTATCTAATGAATAA
- the lolD gene encoding lipoprotein-releasing ABC transporter ATP-binding protein LolD → MNNIILKCINLTKSYQDNMKTVHILKKISFDLHRSNIAVIIGKSGSGKSTFLHLMSGLEKPTSGTILFNGIPLNLMSSNQIAKLRNLNLGFIYQFHHLLLDFNVLENVAMPLLISNKSVKEAKEKSYEILMKVNLEKKINKYPSELSGGERQRVAIARAFVNKPKLIIADEPTGHLDSYNARIIFDLIFELNSNLNTSFLIVTHDLFLAKKAHVLFEIKDSQLNIKKNIK, encoded by the coding sequence ATGAATAATATAATTCTAAAGTGTATTAATCTGACTAAATCTTATCAAGATAATATGAAAACAGTTCATATTTTAAAAAAAATATCATTTGATCTTCATAGAAGTAATATAGCAGTGATTATTGGAAAATCAGGTTCTGGAAAAAGTACTTTTTTACACTTAATGAGTGGTTTAGAAAAACCTACTTCTGGAACTATTTTATTTAATGGTATACCGTTAAATTTAATGTCTTCCAATCAAATTGCTAAATTAAGAAATTTAAATTTAGGATTTATTTATCAATTTCATCATTTACTTTTAGATTTTAATGTACTTGAAAACGTTGCAATGCCATTATTAATTAGTAATAAAAGTGTTAAAGAAGCTAAAGAAAAATCATATGAAATATTAATGAAAGTTAATTTAGAAAAAAAAATTAATAAATATCCATCTGAGTTGTCTGGTGGAGAAAGACAACGAGTAGCTATTGCCCGTGCTTTTGTTAACAAACCAAAACTAATAATAGCAGATGAACCTACTGGTCATTTAGATTCTTATAATGCAAGAATAATTTTTGATTTAATATTCGAACTAAATAGTAATTTAAATACTTCTTTTTTAATTGTAACACATGATCTTTTTCTTGCAAAAAAAGCACATGTTTTATTTGAAATAAAAGACAGTCAACTAAATATAAAAAAAAATATTAAATGA